From a region of the Triticum aestivum cultivar Chinese Spring chromosome 7D, IWGSC CS RefSeq v2.1, whole genome shotgun sequence genome:
- the LOC123169639 gene encoding cytochrome B5, whose translation MFPQRCLSSRPATNWRPTADQDEQRALLVCSALLRPRSPPPISAQRRLLPSRRYLSPAPLPITNSWSKRAPGLSMAEETETEKQLFSPSDVSLHASTKDCWVVIHGKVYDVTKFLEDHPGGEDVLLHASASGDATEAFEDVGHSTSAISMMSSYLIGSIEDFVPPSATKDATVGGSDVLPDSRTMKRNKGSPAPNTFLDFVLPLCMLVLAFVAWYYLTFVAES comes from the exons atgttcCCACAGCGTTGTCTCTCCTCGCGGCCGGCCACCAACTGGCGACCAACCGCGGACCAAGACGAGCAGCGAGCTCTCTTGGTGTGCTCAGCTCTGCTTCGTCCGAGATCCCCTCCTCCTATCTCGGCCCAGCGCCGTCTTCTTCCATCCCGTCGATATCTCTCCCCCGCTCCGCTCCCCATCACGAACAGCTGGTCGAAGCGAGCGCCTGGTCTATCAATGGCGGAGGAGACCGAGACCGAGAAGCAGCTCTTCTCTCCGTCGGATGTCTCGCTCCACGCATCCACGAAGGACTGCTGGGTCGTCATCCATGGCAAG GTGTACGATGTGACCAAATTCCTCGAGGACCACCCCGGCGGAGAGGATGTCCTCCTCCATGCATCTG CCTCTGGGGATGCCACGGAGGCTTTTGAAGATGTGGGCCACAGCACATCAGCCATCAGCATGATGAGCAGCTACCTGATTGGAAGCATCGAGGACTTTGTGCCTCCCAGTGCAACGAAGGACGCCACAGTTGGTGGCAGTGATGTGCTTCCAGATTCCAGAACAATGAAGAGGAACAAAGGCTCTCCTGCTCCAAACACATTTCTGGACTTCGTGCTCCCTTTATGCATGCTTGTCCTGGCCTTTGTAGCTTGGTACTACCTAACCTTCGTGGCCGAGAGCTAG
- the LOC123171267 gene encoding F-box protein At5g07610, which produces MSYVSSASLPSTRGWGSSDVGFILRPSSSTASPPYPAASRLPPPCRSPQRSHPGEEGRASPHARYTKQSGTATDRLTDDLLVEILSRVPAKSLFRFRCVSSHWLALIDHPYHRKRLPQTPAGFFYDNKYTVEWFLQPPLHFTSFPGKRCPPIDTSCSFLPNHERIHLLDCCNGLLLCRWCDASAEGEESRYVVCNPATEKWVVLPSSGKATSEVATARLGFDPALSPHFHVFELVEEQEPNWHPHIAGVAVYSSQTGGWVYKEQRWNKQIRPIDRLSTFVFLDGYLHFQANARRLSSHLAVVDTEGETWMSFSVPGGLVDGFIQRSQGRLHYANFQRGGDSVIRLVVYVLNDYQSRKWILKHSIEASHIFRGMDAYLLGRFGWAAMDFGWIAIHPECNTIFFTAGCYTTFMCYNMDLRQVKVISNLEDGQPPYLPYVPLYAELQSLQI; this is translated from the exons ATGTCTTATGTTT CCTCGGCCTCACTCCCGTCGACTAGGGGATGGGGATCCTCAGACGTAGGTTTCATTCTCCGTCCCTCTAGCTCGACGGCGTCGCCGCCGTATCCTGCCGCCTCCCGCCTCCCGCCTCCATGTCGGTCCCCGCAGAGATCTCACCCGGGGGAGGAAGGTCGCGCTTCTCCTCATGCCCGGTACACGAAGCAGAGCGGGACGGCGACCGACAGGCTCACCGACGATCTCCTCGTCGAGATCCTCTCGCGCGTCCCCGCCAAGTCGCTCTTCCGCTTCAGGTGCGTCTCCAGCCACTGGCTGGCCCTCATCGACCACCCCTACCACCGCAAAAGGCTCCCCCAAACCCCGGCCGGCTTCTTCTACGACAACAAGTACACCGTCGAGTGGTTTCTGCAACCACCTCTCCACTTCACCAGTTTCCCGGGGAAACGGTGCCCTCCGATCGACACCTCTTGCTCCTTCCTGCCCAACCATGAGCGCATCCATCTGTTGGACTGCTGCAACGGCCTCCTCCTCTGCCGCTGGTGCGACGCCTCCGCCGAGGGTGAAGAGTCCCGTTACGTCGTGTGCAATCCCGCCACGGAGAAGTGGGTGGTGTTGCCGAGCTCCGGCAAGGCCACCAGCGAGGTGGCCACCGCTCGTTTGGGCTTCGACCCAGCCCTGTCGCCGCATTTCCATGTGTTTGAGTTGGTAGAGGAGCAGGAGCCAAACTGGCACCCTCACATCGCCGGAGTGGCAGTGTATTCGTCTCAAACTGGAGGATGGGTTTATAAGGAACAGAGATGGAACAAACAAATTAGGCCCATTGACCGTCTGTCGACATTTGTCTTTCTTGATGGCTATCTGCATTTTCAAGCCAATGCTCGTCGGTTATCCAGTCATCTAGCTGTGGTAGACACAGAGGGGGAAACATGGATGAGCTTCAGTGTCCCTGGTGGTTTGGTTGACGGTTTTATTCAGCGGTCGCAGGGCCGGCTGCATTATGCCAATTTTCAGAGAGGTGGAGATAGTGTCATTAGATTGGTAGTTTATGTTCTGAACGACTATCAAAGCAGAAAATGGATATTGAAGCACAGCATCGAAGCTTCACACATATTTCGAGGGATGGATGCCTACCTTCTTGGTCGTTTTGGATGGGCTGCGATGGATTTTGGTTGGATTGCGATTCATCCGGAATGCAACACGATATTCTTCACTGCTGGGTGTTATACCACATTCATGTGCTATAATATGGATCTTCGACAAGTCAAAGTGATCTCCAATCTGGAAGATGGCCAGCCGCCATATCTGCCATATGTGCCATTGTATGCAGAGTTACAGTCATTGCAAATTTGA